One region of Halomicrobium sp. LC1Hm genomic DNA includes:
- a CDS encoding succinate dehydrogenase hydrophobic membrane anchor subunit: MAEHYSSFERKGSRWLLQRVTAVFLVGVLAFHFMLLHFVNHAAEVTLAGTTARMSQVGYFATMWLFLVTATFHGVNGVYNALINQGLTGTRKRAVKWVLVVAGVLLIAQGTRVAVAMTNLI; encoded by the coding sequence ATGGCCGAACACTACTCCTCTTTCGAACGCAAAGGATCGCGGTGGCTGCTACAGCGGGTCACGGCCGTGTTCCTCGTGGGCGTGCTGGCCTTCCACTTCATGCTGCTTCACTTCGTCAACCACGCGGCCGAGGTGACGCTGGCCGGCACGACCGCGCGGATGAGTCAGGTCGGCTACTTCGCGACGATGTGGCTGTTCCTCGTGACCGCGACCTTCCACGGCGTCAACGGCGTCTACAACGCTCTCATCAACCAGGGTCTGACCGGGACTCGCAAGCGGGCGGTCAAGTGGGTGCTGGTCGTCGCCGGTGTCCTGCTGATCGCACAGGGAACCCGCGTCGCCGTCGCCATGACCAACCTGATCTAA
- a CDS encoding succinylglutamate desuccinylase/aspartoacylase family protein, whose product MDEARPFTYDGGRVDPGETENVRYTVSETYLGDPVRMPVTIVNGEGAGPRLFLAAAAHGDELNGVEVVREVAHEWDLADLCGTLVCCPVLNVPGFIAQQRYLPVYDRDLNRSFPGRDDSTGAKRIANEIFRNFVAPCDYGLDFHTSTRGRTNMLHVRADMADERVARLAKSFATNVVIASDGPEGTLRREATDAGVPTVTVEMGEAHRFQRPLIDRALVGVRSVMAEFGLLPSACVHWPGWRTIIDGSDEKTWIRADAGGLVDMHFDRGAFVEAGEPICTIANPFKTDRTVVEAPFTGLLVGVLENPLVYPGNPLCHLVKLDDRTQRALERNGGIDDRP is encoded by the coding sequence ATGGACGAAGCGCGGCCGTTCACCTACGACGGCGGACGGGTGGACCCCGGCGAGACCGAGAACGTTCGATACACGGTCAGCGAGACGTATCTCGGCGATCCCGTCCGGATGCCGGTCACGATCGTCAACGGCGAGGGCGCGGGACCGAGGCTGTTTCTCGCGGCGGCGGCCCACGGCGACGAACTCAACGGCGTCGAGGTCGTCCGCGAGGTCGCCCACGAGTGGGACCTCGCCGATCTCTGCGGGACGCTGGTCTGCTGTCCCGTCCTGAACGTTCCGGGTTTCATCGCCCAGCAGCGATATCTCCCCGTCTACGACCGGGACCTGAACCGCTCGTTTCCGGGCCGGGACGACTCGACGGGCGCAAAGCGGATCGCCAACGAGATCTTCCGGAACTTCGTCGCACCGTGTGACTACGGGCTCGACTTCCACACCTCCACGCGCGGCCGGACCAACATGCTCCACGTGCGGGCCGACATGGCGGACGAGCGGGTTGCGCGACTGGCGAAGTCGTTCGCGACGAACGTCGTCATCGCTTCGGACGGTCCAGAGGGGACGCTGCGCCGCGAGGCAACCGACGCGGGCGTCCCGACCGTCACCGTCGAGATGGGGGAAGCCCACCGCTTCCAGCGGCCACTGATCGACCGGGCGCTCGTCGGCGTCCGGTCCGTCATGGCGGAGTTCGGCCTCCTACCCAGCGCGTGCGTTCATTGGCCGGGCTGGCGGACGATCATCGACGGGAGCGACGAGAAGACGTGGATCCGGGCCGACGCTGGCGGTCTCGTCGATATGCACTTCGACCGCGGTGCCTTCGTCGAGGCGGGCGAACCGATCTGTACGATCGCCAACCCCTTCAAGACCGACCGGACGGTCGTCGAAGCGCCGTTCACCGGGCTGCTGGTCGGGGTGCTGGAGAACCCGCTCGTCTACCCCGGCAACCCGCTCTGTCACCTCGTGAAACTCGACGACCGGACCCAGCGCGCCCTGGAGCGCAACGGCGGGATCGACGATCGCCCGTGA
- a CDS encoding RimK family alpha-L-glutamate ligase, which yields MNDAAAPTVGVLSLHNSKETKAILNAVDALGYDTEWLRAENTAVDVRDGDVTLEPDVDVVVNRLLLSSDEQPVEGIGLAHTLARLVPMLNPPEAITTALHKFATTMALAEADVPVPDALLALSSERLNEERARFGDRAVYKTAIGTHGGGTWLVDLDDPVNPQVGLRQAFLQEYLDVDDQRNHDLRVYVVDGVVVGAMNRYAPDGDWRTNVALGGDVEDVTDDLPPEVADMATTAADVLGLDYAGVDIIEGADGYFVLEVNPTAGFRGLFKATGTSPAPHIARLAIEAAGGNVADDDVERLAERLDDSQPVCMPTPVETEPRAPAVVGYIEEVMVAGTRGTETVLAKSDTGATRTSIDSQLATRLGTGPIKDIVTVRSGSLKQGKSRPVVDLVVGVGGTQHTVTASIEDRGHMDYPLLLGRDILQHYRVDVTRRADADGELEAEEEEAGEE from the coding sequence ATGAACGACGCTGCGGCTCCGACGGTCGGCGTTCTGAGCCTCCACAACAGCAAGGAGACGAAGGCGATCCTGAACGCCGTCGACGCGCTGGGCTACGACACCGAGTGGCTCCGCGCGGAGAACACGGCCGTCGACGTGCGAGACGGGGACGTGACGCTGGAACCGGACGTGGACGTCGTCGTCAATCGACTCCTCCTGTCCAGCGACGAACAGCCCGTCGAGGGGATCGGCCTCGCCCACACGCTGGCTCGGCTGGTCCCGATGCTGAACCCGCCCGAAGCCATCACGACGGCGCTACACAAGTTCGCGACGACGATGGCGCTGGCCGAGGCCGACGTCCCGGTGCCAGACGCCCTGCTGGCGCTGTCCAGCGAGCGACTCAACGAGGAACGGGCTCGCTTCGGCGACCGCGCAGTGTACAAGACCGCGATCGGGACCCACGGCGGCGGGACCTGGCTCGTCGATCTGGACGATCCCGTCAACCCCCAGGTCGGCCTGCGACAGGCGTTCCTCCAGGAGTACCTCGACGTCGACGACCAGCGCAACCACGACCTGCGCGTCTACGTCGTCGACGGCGTCGTCGTCGGCGCGATGAACCGCTACGCACCCGACGGCGACTGGCGGACCAACGTCGCACTCGGCGGCGACGTCGAGGACGTGACCGACGATCTCCCACCGGAAGTGGCCGACATGGCGACGACGGCCGCGGACGTGCTCGGACTCGACTACGCCGGTGTCGACATCATCGAGGGAGCCGACGGCTACTTCGTCCTGGAAGTCAACCCGACGGCCGGGTTCCGAGGGCTGTTCAAGGCCACGGGGACGAGTCCGGCACCCCACATCGCACGGCTGGCGATCGAAGCGGCCGGCGGGAACGTGGCCGACGACGACGTCGAACGGCTGGCAGAGCGGCTGGACGACTCCCAGCCAGTATGCATGCCCACGCCCGTCGAGACCGAACCCAGAGCGCCGGCCGTCGTCGGCTACATCGAGGAGGTGATGGTCGCCGGGACTCGGGGCACCGAGACGGTCCTCGCGAAGTCAGACACCGGCGCGACACGGACCAGCATCGACTCACAGCTGGCCACTCGTCTGGGCACCGGCCCGATCAAGGACATCGTGACCGTTCGCTCTGGCAGCCTCAAGCAGGGCAAGTCCCGACCCGTCGTCGACCTCGTCGTCGGTGTCGGCGGCACCCAGCACACGGTCACCGCCAGCATCGAGGACCGCGGGCACATGGACTACCCGCTCTTGCTCGGGCGGGACATCCTCCAGCACTACCGGGTCGACGTGACCCGGCGAGCCGACGCCGACGGCGAACTGGAGGCGGAGGAAGAAGAAGCCGGAGAGGAGTAG
- the sdhC gene encoding succinate dehydrogenase, cytochrome b556 subunit — protein MSQSYNRGTVEDFGRWRDFSAGMWAWIFHKFTGWVLVGYLFTHIAVLSTAIQGEALYNGTLQGLEALLVVRFLEVGLLAVAVFHILNGLRLLFVDLGIGLEAQDKSFYASMVLTGAIVVASIPTFLGGKLV, from the coding sequence ATGAGTCAGTCTTACAATCGCGGCACCGTCGAGGACTTCGGACGGTGGCGGGACTTCTCGGCCGGGATGTGGGCGTGGATCTTCCACAAGTTCACCGGCTGGGTACTCGTCGGCTACCTCTTTACCCACATCGCCGTGCTGAGCACGGCGATCCAGGGGGAGGCACTGTACAACGGCACCCTGCAGGGACTCGAAGCCCTGCTCGTCGTTCGCTTCCTCGAGGTTGGCCTGCTCGCCGTCGCCGTCTTCCACATCCTCAACGGGCTCCGACTGCTGTTCGTCGATCTGGGGATCGGACTCGAAGCACAGGACAAGAGCTTCTACGCGTCGATGGTGCTGACGGGCGCGATCGTCGTCGCCAGCATCCCGACGTTCCTCGGGGGGAAACTCGTCTAA
- a CDS encoding nucleoside deaminase: MADPDFEDFDHERHVQSAIDLARAAADRGDRPFGSVLVRDDEQIAAASNRVVTEDDLRRHPELDLALEAKRSYTPEERARTVMYTSTEPCPMCAGGLRSVGLGRIVYSVGGDEIHEFTGGEPTVRSGAILDGVTDVTGPVCHEAGLAVHEAFDW; the protein is encoded by the coding sequence ATGGCAGACCCCGATTTCGAGGACTTCGATCACGAGCGACACGTGCAGTCGGCCATCGACCTCGCCCGTGCGGCCGCCGACCGCGGCGACCGACCGTTCGGTTCCGTCCTCGTCCGGGACGACGAGCAGATCGCGGCGGCGTCGAACCGCGTCGTCACCGAGGACGACCTGCGACGCCACCCGGAGCTCGACCTCGCGCTGGAAGCCAAACGGTCGTACACCCCGGAAGAACGCGCCCGGACGGTGATGTACACGAGCACGGAACCGTGTCCGATGTGTGCCGGCGGCCTCCGCTCGGTCGGACTGGGGCGGATCGTCTACAGCGTCGGCGGCGACGAGATCCACGAGTTCACCGGCGGCGAGCCGACGGTTCGCTCGGGAGCGATTCTCGACGGCGTCACCGACGTGACCGGCCCGGTGTGTCACGAGGCGGGACTGGCCGTCCACGAGGCGTTCGACTGGTAG
- a CDS encoding DNA-3-methyladenine glycosylase, with amino-acid sequence MSDPHDRLREDPDLGPLVETHGELTISPAEDFFARILTSIVRQQVSMASAAATRERLFDAVAVTPSGVLAADDETLRDAGLSRQKTRYVNNVARAFEERGLSRTYFEDVDDEAVVDELTSITGVGEWTANMQLIFSLGREDVFPVGDLGVRKGMASLVDPELTRAEMSAYAERWAPYRSYASLYLWRVEEDIEESVDEVESL; translated from the coding sequence GTGAGCGACCCCCACGACCGACTCCGCGAGGACCCCGACCTGGGACCGCTCGTCGAGACTCACGGCGAGCTGACGATCTCGCCGGCCGAGGACTTCTTCGCGCGAATCCTGACCTCGATCGTCCGCCAACAGGTGTCGATGGCGTCGGCGGCTGCCACCCGCGAGCGACTGTTCGACGCCGTCGCGGTAACGCCGTCGGGCGTTCTGGCGGCCGACGACGAGACACTGCGTGACGCCGGCCTCTCTCGACAGAAGACGCGTTACGTCAACAACGTCGCGAGAGCCTTCGAGGAACGCGGACTCTCACGGACGTACTTCGAGGACGTGGACGACGAAGCGGTCGTCGACGAACTCACGTCTATCACCGGCGTCGGCGAGTGGACGGCGAACATGCAACTCATCTTCTCGCTGGGCCGCGAGGACGTGTTCCCCGTCGGCGACCTCGGCGTCCGGAAGGGCATGGCGTCGCTCGTCGATCCGGAGCTGACCCGCGCCGAGATGTCCGCGTACGCCGAGCGGTGGGCTCCCTATCGGAGCTACGCCAGTCTCTACCTCTGGCGCGTCGAAGAGGACATCGAAGAGAGTGTCGACGAGGTCGAATCGCTGTGA
- the epsC gene encoding serine O-acetyltransferase EpsC codes for MFDRIADDIRFAKANDPAATSTLVVLLTYPGLHAVWWHRLAHACHRRGLDLAAALLAYVGRFLTGIEIQPGATVGERLFIDHGMGTVVGETAEIGDEVVMYHGVTLGGKSSEPVKRHPTIEDRALIGADATLIGDITIGEDATVGAGSVVVDDVPPDTTVVGNPARPIDALEDEEPVSDEDGVHPDCAPGVEPRWREVQS; via the coding sequence ATGTTCGACCGCATCGCAGACGACATCCGATTCGCCAAGGCCAACGATCCGGCCGCAACGAGCACCCTCGTGGTGCTGTTGACCTATCCGGGACTGCACGCCGTCTGGTGGCACCGCCTCGCACACGCCTGTCACCGCCGCGGTCTCGACCTCGCCGCCGCCCTGCTGGCGTACGTCGGTCGATTTCTCACCGGCATCGAGATCCAACCCGGCGCGACCGTCGGCGAGCGGCTGTTCATCGATCACGGTATGGGGACCGTCGTCGGCGAGACCGCCGAGATCGGCGACGAGGTCGTGATGTACCACGGCGTGACGCTGGGCGGGAAGTCCAGCGAGCCGGTCAAGCGCCACCCGACGATCGAGGACCGCGCGCTGATCGGTGCCGACGCGACGCTGATCGGCGACATCACGATCGGCGAGGACGCGACCGTCGGTGCCGGGTCCGTCGTCGTCGACGACGTGCCGCCAGACACGACCGTCGTCGGCAACCCCGCCCGCCCGATCGACGCCCTCGAAGACGAGGAGCCTGTCTCGGACGAGGACGGGGTCCACCCGGACTGCGCCCCCGGCGTCGAACCCCGCTGGCGGGAAGTCCAGTCGTAG
- a CDS encoding succinate dehydrogenase/fumarate reductase iron-sulfur subunit, whose translation MSTIEQETETEETTDESAEPTVESPGERRRAEKRERTQAREDQRVDEEIDSSEETITLKVFRYDPEVEGKEEPRFDDFTVPFHKGMTVLDALIYSRDHYDSSLTFRHSCRQAVCGSDALFINGRQRLACKTQIADLDAGTIRIEPLPHQEVVKDLVVDMEHFYDQMEAVEPYFDADELPDDELEEQRQDRENREKIKMSTRCIWCGACMSSCNIAAGDNEYLGPAAINKAYRFAMDEREGEQRKQERLRIIEQEHGVWRCQTQFSCTEVCPKDIPLTEHIQELKREAVKNNLKFW comes from the coding sequence ATGAGTACGATCGAACAAGAGACAGAGACCGAGGAGACGACCGACGAGTCGGCCGAGCCGACTGTCGAATCACCGGGCGAGCGCCGCCGGGCGGAGAAACGCGAGCGGACCCAGGCCCGAGAGGACCAGCGCGTCGACGAGGAGATCGACTCCTCGGAGGAGACGATCACGCTCAAAGTCTTCCGCTACGACCCCGAAGTCGAGGGGAAAGAAGAGCCGCGGTTCGACGACTTCACCGTCCCCTTCCACAAGGGGATGACCGTCCTCGACGCGCTCATCTACTCGCGGGACCACTACGACTCGTCGCTGACCTTCCGACACTCGTGTCGGCAGGCCGTCTGTGGTTCCGACGCCCTCTTCATCAACGGTCGCCAGCGGCTGGCCTGCAAGACCCAGATCGCCGATCTCGACGCCGGGACGATCCGGATCGAGCCGCTGCCCCACCAGGAGGTCGTCAAGGACCTGGTCGTCGACATGGAGCACTTCTACGACCAGATGGAGGCCGTCGAGCCGTACTTCGACGCCGACGAGCTGCCCGACGACGAACTCGAAGAGCAGCGCCAGGACCGCGAGAACCGCGAGAAGATCAAGATGTCCACGCGCTGTATCTGGTGTGGCGCGTGTATGTCCTCGTGTAACATCGCGGCCGGCGACAACGAGTACCTCGGGCCGGCGGCGATCAACAAGGCCTACCGCTTCGCGATGGACGAACGCGAGGGCGAGCAGCGCAAGCAGGAACGGCTCCGCATCATCGAGCAAGAACACGGCGTCTGGCGGTGCCAGACGCAGTTCTCCTGTACCGAGGTGTGCCCGAAGGACATCCCACTGACCGAGCACATCCAGGAGCTCAAACGGGAAGCAGTCAAGAACAACCTCAAGTTCTGGTAA